The Vannielia litorea genome segment AAGGTAAAGCCCTCGCCGGTCCGGGTCGTTAGCTCAGTTGGTAGAGCGCTTCGTTTACACCGAAGATGTCGGGAGTTCGAGCCTCTCACGACCCACCACCTTCCTACCTACTAACCCTTACTTGCGTGCGAGGTGACAAGCCTATCCCGGCGCGGCTTTTGCCTTCAGCAGGGTTTCGGCCATCGTGTCGTAGGCGGCGAGGATGTCTTGTGCGAGGGCCTCGGTGGCGCCGGTGGCGTCGCCTTCGCAGATCGCCTTGTGCAGCAGGCGGTGGTGGGTGTTGGAGACCCGCAGGTTGCCGCGTTCGCGCAGGGCGTGGAAGTAGGGGCCGACGCGGAGCCAGAAGTTCTCGATGATCTCCAGAAGCAGCGCCGAGCCGCTTTGCCGGTAGATGGTGAAGTGGAACTCGTAGTTGGTGCGGATATGGGCCTTCAGGTCGCGGTTTTGCTCGGCCTTGTCCATCTCCTCCAGCAGCGCGGCGAGGCGGGCCTCGAAGGCGGCATCGCGGTTGGCGATGGCCCAGCGGAGCGCGGTGGATTCGACCTCGATGCGCACGTTCTTGAGATCTTCGAAGGCCGCCGGATCGGGGGTGGGCACGCCGATGGAGCGGCCGGAGATGACAGTGAGCGCCCCGGCTTCCATCAGCCGTGTCAGCGCCTCGCGCACCGGCATCGGGCTGACGTTGAAGGCCTCGGCGATGCTCGCCACGGTGACCGATTCCCCCGGAGCGAGGCCGCCTTCGAGGATCAGTTCGCAGAGTTCGCGGTAGACCTGGTTCTGCAAAGTTTCCTTGCGGAGGGGGCGGGCGCGCCCGGCGAGATTGGCCATGTATGTTACCTTTCAACTGCTTGGCGCACCGGCTTGGCTGCCCCTCTTATCGCAGGTTTCGCGGCGCTTGAAAACGCGCTTTGACATTTGATCAAAAATCAGCAATCAAAATGTGGCATGGAGAATTTGGGAGGATTTCTGATGTTCAACAAGACACTGAAGGGCGCGATGACAGCGGCCTCGATGCTGGCCCTTTGCGCCGGTGCTGCCACCGCGCAGGACGAGAAGCACAAGGTTTTCCTGTCGATGAGCTACATCGGCAATGACTGGCAGGCCGAGGCCTCAAACATGGTGAAGGCAATGGCCGCGCATGAGAGCATGGCCGACAAAATTGACCTGCAGGTGCAGGTGGCCGGGCCGAACGCGCAGCGGCAGATTCAGCAGATCAACGCGATGGTGCAATCAGGGGCCGATGCGATCGTGGTCTTTCCGATCTCGCCGACGGCGCTGAACAATGTGGTGAAGAACGCCTGCGACAAGGGCGTGATCGTGATTGCCTATGACGGCGAGATCACCGAGCCCTGCGCCTACAACGTGACCATCGACCAGACCGAGGCCGGTAAGGTGACGGCCGAGTGGCTGGTTGAGGAAATGGGCGGCGAAGGCAAGGTGATGCTGCTCACCGGCGTGCCGGGCACCTCGGTGGATGCGGCCCGGACCGCCGCCGCCAAGGAGGTTTTCGAGGCTGCGGGCGTCGAGGTTGTGGGCGAGGCAGTGGGCATGTGGAGCCAGGCCGTGGCGCGGACCGAACTTTCGAAATTGATGTCGACCCGCAGCTGGGATGACATCGACGGGCTTTGGCTGCAGGTCGGCTGCTACACCGCCAATGCGATGCAGCTCGAGGCCGGGCGCAGCGCCGAAGAACTGCTGCCCTGCGCGGGCGAGGGCTCCAACGGCGGGCGCATTCAGATGCTGCCGGCGGGCACCGAGGTGGAGGGTGCATCGGGCGCCTATATGCCGCTCGGCGCGCGCCGGATTTCCTATGCCTCGCCGCCCTATTCGGGCGCGTTGGCGCTGAAGCTGGCGGTCTCGATGCTGGAAGGCGCCGAGGTGCCCAAGCTGACCACGCTGCCGCTGCCGGTGGTGACCAGCGACACGGTGCAGCTTTGCGAGACCGGCTCGTGGGAAGAGATGCGCGATGGCTGCAATGCCTTCCTGCCGTCGATCGTGAGCAACCCCGGCTGGTTTGCCTCGATCTTCTCGGCGGGGACGCCGGAGGTGGGGCTGAACGCGGCCCTCGTCGGCCAGCCGGAACTCTGAGTCCGGCAGGCTGAAAGACAGCCACGCGCCCAGCCGATGCGGCCGGGCGCGTGGCCTGACCGTTCGACCCCAAGCAGCAGGCAGGCACAGATGACCCCGGACGACACCAGCAAGCCGCTGATCGAATTGCGCGGCGTGACCAAGGCCTACGGGCCGACCATCGCCAATGACGATGTGAGCTTTGCCGTGCGGGCCGGCTCGGTACATGCCTTGCTGGGCGAGAACGGTGCGGGCAAATCCACCACGATGAAGCTGCTCTCGGGGCTGATCCAGCCGGACCGGGGCGAGATCTTGCTGGATGGGGAACCGCTGGCCTTGGGCAGTGCGCGGGCGGCCCATGCGGCGGGGATACAGACGGCGTTTCAGGAACTGACGCTGATCCCCGATTTGACGGTGCTGGACAACATGATGCTGCCGCGCGGCAGCGTTGGCCCGCTCGGCGTGCTGCGGCGGCGCAGCAGCCGGCAGGAGATCAGGGCATTTCTTGACGGGCTCGACCTGCGGGTCGATCTGGGTGCGTTGGCCTGCGAGCTGGATTTGGCCACGCGGCAGAAGGTGGAGATTGCCCGCGCGCTCTATCGCAACCCGCGCATCCTGCTGCTGGACGAGCCGACCTCGGCGCTCTCGGGCGGGGATGTGCAGTGGCTGGGCGATATCATCGCCAAGGCCAAAACGAGGGGCGTCACGGTGCTGTTCATCTCGCACCGGATGCCGGAGGTGCGGGCGTTTTGCGACCACATGACCATTTTGCGCAACGGCAAGCACATTCGCAGCGGCGCGGTGGAGAGCTTTACCGATGCCGAGGTGGTCGAGTTGATCATCGGGCGCTCGGTGGAAAACACCTTTCCTGCCAAGCCCGACGCGGCGGCGGTGGAGGCCCGCGAGCCGGTGCTGGAGGTGCGCGGCCTGAGCGCGGGGCCGAAGCTGCGGGATGTGTCCTTTGTGCTGCGGCCCGGTGAGATACTCGGCGTGGCGGGGTTGCAGGGGATGGGGCAGAACAGCCTCTTTTCGGCGCTTTTTGGCGAGGAGCGGCTGAAGAGCGGCGAGATCCTCGTGGACGGGGCGCCGGTGCATTTGGCGTCGCCTGCCGATGCGCTGCACCCCTCGGTCGCCATCGGACTCGTACCGGAGGAGCGCAAGACGCAGGGGCTGTTTTTGCAGTTGAACGGGCGGCTGAACGCTAGCCTGCCGGTGATCGGGCGGTTCCACCGGGGGCCGCTAATCGATGCCGCCCGCGAGAGCCGCGCCACAGCGGAGGCGTTCGACGTGGTCGAGGTGGATGAGCGGGCGCAATACATGGCCGCCGGGGCGTTCTCCGGCGGGAACCAGCAGAAGATATCAATCGCAAAGTGGCTGGTGGCACAGAGCCGCATCCTGCTGCTGTTCGACCCGACGCGGGGCATCGACGTGGGCACCAAGCACCAGCTTTACGACATGATGCGCGCCTTCACGGCGGCGGGTGGGGCGATCTTGCTCCATTCGACCGAGATCCCGGAGCTGGAGTTCCTCTCCGATCGGGTGGCGGTGCTCTACGAGGGCCGGGTCGACCGCTGGCTGGAGGGCGATGCGATCACCGAGGTGGCTATGATGGAGGCGGCGCTGGGTGGCGCCAGCCTGACGACGGGAGCGGCATGATGAACACGCAGAGCATGACGGGCCATCCGCAGGGTTCGATCCCGCGCATCCGGCAGGACCTGCGCCGCCATCAGGCGGTGCTGGTGGCGATTGCGGTCTTTGTTGGCCTCTTCGGGCTGACCAATGCGATCAGCCCCTATCCGCTGACCTATTTCGACGTGTCCTTCATGGCCTCGGGCGGCATGACGCTGGCGCTGGCGGCGATGGGGCAGACGATGGTGATCCTGTCGGGGGGCTTCGACCTTTCGGCGGGGGCAACGGTATCGCTGGTGAACGTGGTGCTGGCGACCCAGATGGACCCGGCGGATTTTGAGGCCAATGTCGCTCTTTGGACGGCGATCGGCATCGGCACGGGCATGGTGGTGGGGGCGTTCAACGGCTTTTTCGTTGCCCTGCTGCGGCTTCAGCCGATCGTGGTGACGCTGGCGACCATGTTCATTGTGCAGGGGGTCACGCTGCTGATCATGGACAAGCCGGGGGGCTTTGTCTCTCCCAGCCTCGGCGGCTTTTACCTGGGCGATGCGGTGCCCAACCTGCTGCCGGCCTCGGTGCTAGTGATCGGGGTGGCGGTGCTGTTCTGGGTCTGGCTGAAGAACACGCGCTTTGGCGTGTCGCTCTATGCCGTGGGCAGCGACCCGGCGGCGGCGGAGGCGAGCGGGATGCGGCGGATGCTGACCGTGTTCCTGACCTACACCTTCGCGGGCGGGTTCTACGGGCTGGCGGGCGTGTTCGTGAGTGCGCAGACCGGCTCGGGCGACCCGCTGGTGGGCAACTCGCTGTTGTTGCCGATGTTTGCCGCCGTCGTCATCGGCGGCACCCGGCTGGGTGGCGGCAGGGGCGGGCTGCTGGGCACGGTCTTTGGCGCGTACATCCTGATGATCGTGGTCAACATGCTGCTGACGCTGAACATCTCGGCCTATTACTCGACCATCGCGGAAAGCTGCGTGCTGCTGGCGGCGGTGCTGGCGGGCTCGATGTCGAAGGACTCGCCGCTGGCGCAGAAGCTTCAGGCGGCGGGCGATTACCTGCGGGCGCGGCGGGGCGGGCTGCTGGTGTCGCAGCGCGAACAGGTGGATCGGCGATTGCCGTTCTCCGCCCCGGCGGGCGGGGCGCGGGTCGCGCAGGCCCGGCCGGCAAGCTGGTGGAAGGCCAATGCCTCGACCCTGCGCTATGCGCTGCCGGCCTATGGTGCGCTGCTGCTGGTGTTGATCGTGACCCAAGTGACGCTTGGCAATGTGTTCAACAACTTCGGATACTGGAACACGCTTCTGGTGCTCTCGGCCTTCCTCGCGATCCTGGCATTGGGGCAGGGGGCGGTGATCTTGACCGGGGGGCTGGACCTTTCGGTGCCGTGGACGATTGCGCTCTCGGGTATTCTGGTGGCGGGCGTGGTGCAGGGCTCGGATGCGGCGCTGGCCTATGCGGTGCCGCTGGTGCTGGGCATCGCGGTGGCGATCGGGTTCTTGAACGGGCTGGGGATCGTGGCGCTTGGGCTCTCGCCCATCGTGGTGACGCTGGCGATGAACGGGCTGCTCCAAGGCGCGGCGCTGCTGTGGTCGGACGGGACGCCTGCGGGCTTTGCCGCCCCGGCGCTGCGCTGGATCATGACAGGCAAGCTGCTGGGCGTAACCCCGGTTATCCCGCTGCTGGCGCTCTTCATCATCGGCGCGGTGCTGATGCTGGGGCACACGGCTTTCGGGCGGCGGATCTACGCGCTCGGCAACAGCGAGGAGGCGGCGCGGCTTTCGGGCGTGAAGACCGGGCGGGTGCTGATCTCGGTTTACATCCTCTCGGCGCTCTGCGCGGCCCTCGTGGGCATTCTGCTCACCGGGTTCTCGGGGCAGGCGAGCCTTGGGATGGGCGACGATTACCTGCTGCCCTCCATCGCGGTTGTCGTGGTGGGCGGGGCGCTGATCACCGGCGGGCGCGGGCATTACATGGGCATGTTCGGCGGCGCGCTGCTGCTGACGGCGATGCAGATGCTGCTGGCGGGCACCTCGCTGCCCTATGCCTTCCGCTCGGTGTTCTTCGGGTTTGTCATACTGGCCGCGGTGATAGCGCTGCGCGATAGGAAAGGTGGTTGATATGGAGCAGAGCGGAGGGTTCCCCGGCCTCGAGGGCAAGCGGGTTGCGATCTCGGCGGGGGCGGGCGGCATTGGGCTTGCGATTGCGCGGGTGCTGCACCGAAACGGCGCGACGCTGGCGATCTGCGATGTGGACGAGGCGGCGCTGAAGGCGGCCTCAGTGGAGTTGGGTGACTGCCTCGCGCTGCGCTGCGACGTGTCGGATGAGGGGCAGGTGGATGCCTTCTTTGACGCCATCGAGGCGCAGCACGGCGGGCTGGATGCGCTGGTGGCCAATGCGGGAATTGCCGGCCCGACCGGCAAGGTCGATGAGCTGGACCCGGCGGAATGGCGGCGTTGCCTCGATATCGGGCTGACGGGCCAGTTCCTTTGTGCCCGCCGGGCGGTGCCGATGATCCGCGCAGCCGGCGGCGGGGCGATCATCCACATGGGGTCCGCCGCGTCGAAGCACGGCTACGCCTACCGCACGCCCTATTCGGCGGCAAAGTTCGGGGTGATCGGGCTGATGCAGTCGCTCGCCAAGGAGCTGGGGCCGGAGAACATCCGCGTCAACGCGATCCTGCCGGGCATCGTGGACGGGCCGCGCATGGAGGGCGTGATCCGCGACCGGGCGGCGCAGAAAGGGGTCTCTTACGCTGAGATGGAGGCGGAATACCTCAAGAACGTTTCGCTGCGGCGGATGGTGAGCATGGAGGATGTGGCGGCCAGCGCGGCGATGCTGCTCTCGGACCATGGGCGCAACCTGTCGGGCCAATCGCTGGCCGTTGACGGCAATGTGGAGACGCTCTGACCATGGCGCAGGGGAGGATCACCATCGTCGGCGCCGGGCTGATCGGGCGGGCCTGGGCCGTGGCCTTTGCGCGGGGCGGCTGCGATGTGACGGTCTGGGACGGCGTGCCGGAGGTGCTGGAGCGCTTTGGCGGCTTGGCCAGGGAGATGGCATGTGGGCTGGAGGAAGCCGGGCTGCTGGAGGAGCCTGCGGCGGCGGTGCTGGCCCGGATCACCACTGAGCCGGACCTCGCAACCGCGCTGGCAGGCTGTGACATGGTGCAGGAAAGCCTGCCGGAAGAGCTTGTGATCAAACGCGAGATCTTCGCCCGGCTCGATGCGCTGGCCCCGGTGGATGCGGTGCTGTCCAGCTCCTCCTCGGCGCTGCTGCCCTCGGCCATCTCCGAGGGGCTGGAGGGGCGGGCGCGCTGCATGGTCTGCCATCCGCTGAACCCGCCCTACCTGATCCCGGCGATCGAGATCGTTCCGGCCCCGTGGACCGCGCCCGAGGCGCTGGCGAAGGCGGAGGCGCTGATGCGCGGCATCGGGCAAGCGCCCATCGTGATGGGCAAGGAGATCGACGCCTTCGTGATGAACCGGCTGCAGGGCGCGTTGCTGAAGGAGGCCTTCGACCTCGTGGGCGGCGGCTATGCCACGCCGGAGGAGATCGACATTTCGATCCGCGACGGGCTGGCGATGCGGTGGGCGGTGGTCGGCCCCTTTGAGACCATCGACCTGAACGCCCCCGGCGGGGTGCGCGACTATGTGGAGCGCTATGCGGGCATCTACGAGGCGCTGCCAGAGAGTGCCCCGCCTGCCGCCAGCTGGCGCGGCGAGGTGCTCGACAGGATCGTGGCGGAGCGCCGGGCGGCGCTGCCGCTGGAGGATATCCCCGCCCGCCAGCACTGGCGCGACCGGGGGCTGATGGAACTTGCGGCGTTGAGACACGTCCGGAACAGGGAGAATAGCAAATGAGCGCGGGCAGAGCGGGAGCGGACCTTCAGAAGGACAAGGTGATCATCACCTGTGCGATCACCGGGGCGATTCATACGCCCTCGATGTCGCCCCATCTGCCGGTGACGGCGGATGAGATCGTGGAGCACGCGCTGGCCGCGGCGGAGGCGGGCGCGGCGATCTTGCACCTGCACGCCCGCGACCCGGAGACCGGCAAGCCGGACCAGTCGCCTGAGGGGTTCGAGCCGTTCCTGGGGCGGATCAAGCAGAGCACCGATGCGGCGCTGAACATCACCACCGGTGGCAGCCCCTTCATGACGGTGGAGGAGCGGGTGCGCCCGGCGGCGCAGTTCCGGCCCGAGGTGGCCTCGCTCAACATGGGGTCGATGAACTTTGGGCTCTACCCGATGCTGGAGCGCTACAAGGAGTTCAAGCACGACTGGGAGCGGGAGGCGCTGGAGGCCTCGCGGGGGCTGATCTTTCGTAACAGCTTTGCCGATATCGAATACGTCATGCAGGAATGCTACGGCAACGGCACGCGCTTCGAGTTCGAGTGCTACGACATCTCGCATCTCTACAACCTCGCCCATTTCGCCGACCGTGGCCTCGCCAAACCGCCGTTCTTCGTGCAGTCGGTCTTTGGCCTGCTGGGCGGGATCGGGGCGAACCCGGAGGACGTGGCGCACATGAAGCGCACCGCCGACAGGCTGTTTGGCGACGATTACCGCTGGTCGGTGCTGGGCGCGGGCGCCGGGCAGATGCGGATTGCCGCACAGGCCGCCGCGATGGGCGGCAACGTGCGCGTGGGGCTGGAAGACAGCCTCTGGGCCGGCAAGGGCCGGCTGGCGGAATCGAACGCCGAGCAGGTGCGGATGGTGCGCGGCATCATCGAGGGGCTGGGTAAGAGCGTGGCCACGCCGGACGAGGCGCGCGAGATTCTGGAACTCAAGGGCGGCGATCAAGTGGGTTTCTGATCGCGCCGGGCAGGGGAGGGCCTTTGGAGATGCTTCGGATAGAGCAATTGGTGCAGGAGCCGGATCAGCTGGGTGAGGGGCCGCTCTGGGACGTGAGCGAGCAGCGGTTTTACTGGATCGACAGCTACGGCCCGGCGGTGAAGAGCTGCGATGCGGCGGGCGGCGACATCAAGCGCTGGCCGCTGCCGCAGCCGGTGGGGTCGATGGCGCTTCGGGAAAGTGGCGGCGCGGTGCTGGCGCTGCGCGACGGCTTTCACTTTCTGGACTTCGAGAGCGGCGAGACCGAGCTGATCCAAGCCACCCAGCCGGGCGAGCTGCGCCCGCGGCTGAACGATGGCAAGGTGGACCGGCGCGGGCGGTTCATCGCGGGCTCGATGGACTACGAGGAGCGCGACCCGGTGGGCAAGCTCTTCCGGCTCGACCCGGACCTCTCGGTGCATTTGCTGGAGGAGGGCGTCACCTGCTCCAACGGCCCGTGCTGGAGCCCGGATGACAGCACCTTCTACTTTGCGGATACCACGCCGGGGCTGATCTATGCCTATGGCTACGACATCGACACCGGCAGCCTCACCTCGCGCCGGATCTTCGCCAGTTTCGACGGGCTGCGCGGCTACCCGGACGGGGCGACGGTGGACGCGGAGGGCTACCTCTGGTCGGCCGAAGTCTATTCCGGGCGGCTGATCCGGTTTGACCCGGAAGGGGTGGTGGACCGGATCGTGGGGCTGCCGGTGCAATCGACCACCAGCATCACCTTTGGCGGGCCGGATCTGGACATTGCCTATGTGACCTCGATGGCGCGGCCGATGGGCGGGCAATACCACAAGGAGCGGGAGGCGGGTGCCGTCTTCGCCATTCACGGATTGGGCGTGCGCGGCATCGAAGAGCCGCGCTTCGCAGGATAAACAGGGAGACAAGACGCCATGAAGATCGACGTGCTGATAGACGTGAAGACCACCCTCGGCGAAGGGCCGATCTGGGACGTGGAGCAGCAGCGGCTCTATTTCATCGACTCGATGGATGGCCGGGTGTTTCGCTGCACCGAAACCGGCGGCGAGGTGCGAGCCTGGGACGTGCCGGGCAAGATCGGCTCGATGGCGCTGCGCAAGGATGGCAACGGCGCGATCGTGGCGCTGCAGAACGGCTTTCATCTGCTCGATTTCGAGACCGGCGACTGCGAGTTGCTGCACGACCCGGAGCCGGGCATGCCCGAGACCCGGCTGAATGACGGCAAGGCCGACCGGCGTGGGCGGTTCTTTGCGGGTTCGATGGACACCGGCGAGGACAGCCCCGCAGGATCGCTCTACCGGGTGGACCCGGACTTCAGCGTGACCGAGGTGGATGAGGGCATTGTCTGCTCCAACGGCCCCTGCTTTAGCCCCGATGACAAGACCTTCTACTTTCAGGACACGTGGTCGGGTGAGATCTGGGCCTATGACTACGATATCGAGAGCGGCGCGCTCTCGAACCGCCGCACCTTCGCCAAGGTGGACGGCTCGAACGGCGGCGCGGCGGATGGCTCGACGGTGGATGCCGAGGGCTACCTGTGGAACGCGCTGGTCTACGACAGCAAGATCGTCCGCTACGCGCCCGACGGCACGGTGGACCGGGTGATCGAGATGCCGGTGAAGAAGGTCACGAGCATGAACTTTGGCGGCCCTGAGATGGATGTGCTCTACGTCACCTCGATGGCCAAACCGCCGCTGCCGCGCTTCCCCGGCGACGGGCCGCTCAGGGGCAGCGTGTTTGCGATCACCGGCTTGGGGATCAAGGGTGTGCCGGAGCCGCGCTTCGGCGCCTGAGGCGGCCAGGGGGCGGGGCTTTGGCCGCCCCTCGACTTGCGATGGAGATGCTTTGGCTCGCTCTGGAGAGCGGGCCGCTGCGCAGTGATTTCGGGGCCGGAAAGCCACGGAGTCGCAGCCAGACAAGGGGGCAGGCACAAGCCGTGCGATTTCTGCGTTTTACCCCCTTGCAAACCCCCCGGCAGGGCCGTAGAACCGCGCCACCCTGAGGGGCGGCCCAGCCGCTTCTCCCGTGCCCGGGTAGCTCAGGGGTAGAGCAGTGGATTGAAAATCCTCGTGTCGGTGGTTCGATTCCGCCCCCGGGCACCATCCTTACCTTCTTCCAGATCGATAGCGTATTGCGATGGCCTTTTGGGCGTTTGGCGGCTGTGTTGCTCTGCCAACTGCCGCATGGCGTGTGTGCTCGTTTGAGAGGGGCGTGGACGGGGAGGGGGGAAAGCTGCTTAGTTGATTGGAGTGCGGCCCCAGGGCGGAGCGGGCCGGGGCGGGAGTAGCGCGTGGAGCCTGTTGCATGAAGAAAGCTCTCATCACCGGGATCACGGGGCAGGATGGCTCTTATCTGGCGGAGTTGCTGCTGGAGAAGGGCTACGAGGTGCATGGCATCAAGCGCCGGGCCTCGCTGTTCAACACCCAGCGGGTCGATCACATCTATCAGGATCCGCATGTCGAGGCGCCGCGGCTGAAGCTGCATTACGGCGACCTGACGGACACCTCCAACCTCACTCGATTGCTGGCCGATATCGAGCCGGACGAAGTTTATAACCTCGGGGCCCAGAGCCATGTGGCGGTGAGCTTCGAGGCGCCGGAATACACGGCGGAGGTGGATGCGATGGGCACGTTGCGGCTGCTGGAGGCGATCCGCTTTCTGGGGCTGGAAAAGACAACGCGGTTTTACCAGGCCTCCACTTCGGAGCTTTACGGGCTGGTGCAGGAGACGCCGCAGCGGGAGACGACGCCGTTCCACCCGCGCAGCCCCTATGCGGTGGCCAAGCTCTATGCCTATTGGATCACGGTGAATTACCGCGAGAGCTACGGGATTTATGCCTGCAACGGCATCCTCTTCAACCACGAGAGCCCGCGTCGGGGCGAGACCTTCGTGACCCGCAAGATCACCCGGGGGCTGGCGAATATTGCCATGGGGCTGGAGCCCTGCCTCTACATGGGCAACATCGACGCGCTGCGGGATTGGGGCCACGCCAAGGACTACGTGCGGATGCAGTGGTTGATGTTGCAACAGGAGGCAGCGGAGGACTTCGTGATCGCCACGGGCAAGCAGTATTCGGTGCGCGAGTTCATCCGCTGGACGGCGGCTGAGCTTTCGATGGAGCTAGCCTTCGAGGGTGAAGGCACGGAGGAGGTGGCGCGGGTGGTGAAGCTCGATAACAACGTGGCGCCGGGGGTGAAGCCGGGCGACGTGGTGATGCGGATCGACCCGAGGTATTTTCGGCCCGCGGAGGTGCAATCGCTGCTGGGGGCGCCGGAGAAGGCAAAGGAGAAGCTTGGCTGGGAGCCAGAGATCACCGCGGAGGAGATGTGCGCGGAGATGGTGGAGAGTGACCTGAAGGCGGCGCGGCGGATGGCGCTGCTGAAGCAGCACGGGCTGGAGCTTCCGGTGAGTTTCGAGGGGTGACAGGGCCGGTGATGGAGCTTGAAGGCAAGCGCATCTGGGTCGCGGGCCATCGCGGGATGGTGGGCGGCGCGGTGGTGCGGCGGCTGGCGCGTGAGGGCTGCGAGGTGATCCGCGCCGGGCGGGATGTGGTGGACCTGATCGACCAGCGGGCGGTGCAGGACTGGATGGCGGAGGTGCGGCCCGATGTCATTGTGCTGGCGGCGGCGAAGGTGGGGGGCATCGCGGCGAATGCGGCGCGGCCTGCGGAGTTTCTCTACGAGAACCTGATGATCGAAGCCAACGTGATGCAGGCGGCGCATCTGTGCGGGGTCGAGCGGCTGCTGTTTCTCGGCTCCTCCTGCATCTACCCGAAGATGGCAGAGCAGCCGATCTCGGAAGAGAGCCTGCTGACCGGGCCGCTGGAGCCGACCAACGAGGCCTATGCGATTGCGAAGATCGCCGGGGTGAAGCTGGTGCAGGCCTATCGCGCCCAACACGGGCGGCGGTGGATTTCGGCGATGCCAACCAATCTTTACGGGCCGGGCGACAGCTATGACCTCGAAACGAGCCATGTGCTGCCGGCGCTGCTGAGGAAGTTCCACGAGGCGAAGCTGCGCGGTGCGGGCGAGGTGGTCATCTGGGGCACGGGGTCGCCGCTACGGGAGTTTTTGCATTGCGATGATCTGGCCGATGCGCTGGTGTTTCTGCTCAAGGCCTATGACGGTGACGCGCCTGTGAACGTGGGCTCGGGGGTGGAGGTTTCGATCCGGGAACTGGCGGAGGTGATTGCCGATGTGGTGGGTTATGAAGCGGAGTTGGTGTTTGATGCCAGCAAGCCGGACGGGACGCCGCGCAAGCTGATGGACAGCTCGAAGCTTCATGCGATGGGATGGAACGACGCAAGGAGCCTGCGGGAGGGGATTGCCGAGACATATGCGGGCGTGCTGCGGGACGGGTTCTGACTCGCGACGCGGAGGCCTTTGGCGGGTGGCCCGGCGGGCTGGACAAGCCGGGGAAGGGCGGCCTAGCCTTTGCGGATATTGAGAAGTCATTCCGGATTTTGATTAATGCTGCGCTGGATCCTTGCTGCCGTTCTCTCTGTTGGAATGCCCGGCCTCGCCGTGGCGCAGGAGAGCCTGCCGTGTGACCGGCCTTTGCTGCTGGGCGGCGCGGAGGAGGGGGCGGAGATCGACAAGGTGCATCGCCCGGTGGCCCACCCCGGTGCATTCGGGGGGACCGTGAGCTGCGTGCAGGAGCAGAGCGCGGGCAGGGTGGAGCAATACTGGGTGGAGTTCCTGCCGGAGAACGGCACCACGCAGGAGCATGTGACCTATCTCGACGGGCTGATCAGCTATCATCTGAAGTTCAAGGGGGACGAGGGCGGCACCGCCGAGGTGGCGGCCTGTTCGCAGCGCAATGGCGGCGGCCTGGTGTGCCGGGTCGATCTGGGCAGCGGCAAAGGGCTTTACCTCGCACGGTTCTTCGGCCCGGACCTTGGGTTCACCGGCATCCGGGTGATGGCCTATCCGGGCAAGGGGATCGTGAACGAGACGCTCTGGGATATGGTTAGCGCCGATGTGGAGGCTGGGACGGCGGGGCTGGAGATGGAACTGATCCTGCCCGAGAAAACGCTGCGCTGGAGCCTGCGGAGCCAGGAGGAATCGCGGCCCGGCGAGATGATCTTCGGGATGTCGGGCGATCCGGCGTGGGAGTTCATGCGGGAGATATACGAGGTGCCGCAGGAGGTGGTTCTGGAAGCCCGGGTGACCAGCACGAGCGGCGGACAGGAGACCACCACTACCGCGACACAGGACATTGCAGAGGGCAATGTGGCCTATCTGATCGACAAGCTCGCCAAGGTGGAGCAGCTGATGGTGGCGGGTTGGGAAAAGTCGAAGGGCATGAAATTCTGACACCCGTGGATTGGCCGCTTGACGAGCCGGGCGGCCTTGCATAGAAGCCCCCCTACAGCGCTGCGCGGTTGTAGCTCAGTTGGTTAGAGTACCGGCCTGT includes the following:
- a CDS encoding GDP-L-fucose synthase family protein — protein: MELEGKRIWVAGHRGMVGGAVVRRLAREGCEVIRAGRDVVDLIDQRAVQDWMAEVRPDVIVLAAAKVGGIAANAARPAEFLYENLMIEANVMQAAHLCGVERLLFLGSSCIYPKMAEQPISEESLLTGPLEPTNEAYAIAKIAGVKLVQAYRAQHGRRWISAMPTNLYGPGDSYDLETSHVLPALLRKFHEAKLRGAGEVVIWGTGSPLREFLHCDDLADALVFLLKAYDGDAPVNVGSGVEVSIRELAEVIADVVGYEAELVFDASKPDGTPRKLMDSSKLHAMGWNDARSLREGIAETYAGVLRDGF